A window from Triticum aestivum cultivar Chinese Spring chromosome 6D, IWGSC CS RefSeq v2.1, whole genome shotgun sequence encodes these proteins:
- the LOC123141094 gene encoding pentatricopeptide repeat-containing protein At1g60770-like, with protein sequence MLRRAVAVEARRRISVAQARLAHELAQPQAQSACPDRRGFEPSWVPLYKRILKVSDGRPPGIVAAEMDEWLRQRFRLSQQQILAYVRELNRFKKNEGALKLLDWMEARGANLSPGHQAVRLDLVSKVHGIQAPEEYFWSLPNISKSVKTYSCLLNCYGQHGLAYKGLELYENMKAKNIVPDKLVYNHLLKLYQKAGQPEKVRSTFEEMRESGISADKFTYFTLIESYITMNDLDTAEKILEELQKLAPVHWSLYTLMANNYIKLEQFGKAEAALKKAEEVMDKAELHPCNVILSLHALCGNSTEVKRIWESLKSTFKKCLNRSYLVMLQGLSMIDDFESLQQIFQEWQSNHEHYDMRITNIMIKAYLDKSMIDEAEAIRQSTMAQGRCEERTVYIFAEFYLDKSDVNAALEILRDAKNMVTTRKWVPSEELVNRFLKHYEESKDVAGAESFLEWLKKIELNAL encoded by the exons ATGCTGCGCAGGGCGGTCGCCGTGGAGGCGCGGCGGCGCATCTCCGTTGCCCAGGCGAGACTCGCGCACGAGCTCGCGCAGCCTCAGGCCCAGTCGGCATGTCCCGATAGGCGCGGCTTTGAGCCGTCGTGGGTCCCGCTGTACAAGAGGATCTTGAAGGTGTCCGACGGCAGACCGCCGGGGATAGTGGCGGCGGAGATGGACGAATGGCTCCGGCAGAGGTTCCGGCTCTCGCAGCAACAGATCCTCGCGTACGTCCGCGAACTAAACAGGTTTAAGAAGAACGAGGGCGCGCTCAag TTGCTGGACTGGATGGAAGCTCGTGGAGCAAACTTGAGTCCTGGCCATCAGGCAGTGCGGCTTGACCTCGTTTCAAAAGTACATGGGATACAGGCACCTGAAGAATATTTCTGGAGCCTGCCAAATATATCTAAGTCAGTGAAAACTTATTCCTGTTTGCTTAACTGCTATGGTCAACACGGGTTGGCATACAAAGGTCTGGAGCTCTATGAGAATATGAAAGCCAAAAATATTGTTCCAGATAAACTGGTGTACAACCACTTGTTGAAATTGTACCAAAAGGCAGGCCAGCCAGAGAAAGTTCGCTCCACATTTGAAGAAATGCGAGAAAGTGGTATAAGTGCTGACAAATTTACATACTTCACCTTGATAGAAAGCTATATCACAATGAATGACCTGGACACTGCGGAGAAGATCCTAGAAGAATTGCAGAAGTTGGCTCCAGTTCACTGGTCCTTGTACACTCTAATGGCAAACAATTACATTAAACTAGAGCAATTTGGCAAGGCAGAAGCTGCCCTAAAGAAAGCTGAGGAAGTTATGGACAAGGCTGAGTTGCACCCCTGCAATGTCATCCTCTCCTTACATGCCCTTTGTGGCAATTCAACCGAGGTGAAGAGGATCTGGGAGTCGTTGAAGTCCACATTCAAGAAATGCTTGAACAGAAGCTATCTTGTGATGCTTCAAGGTCTGAGTATGATTGATGACTTTGAGTCTTTGCAGCAAATCTTCCAGGAGTGGCAATCGAATCATGAACATTATGACATGAGGATAACAAATATTATGATCAAAGCTTACCTTGATAAGAGTATGATAGATGAAGCTGAGGCTATCCGTCAGAGTACAATGGCTCAGGGCCGTTGTGAAGAGCGAACGGTTTACATATTTGCAGAGTTCTATCTGGATAAATCTGATGTTAACGCGGCACTGGAGATCTTGAGAGATGCAAAGAACATGGTGACGACACGCAAATGGGTTCCATCGGAAGAGCTTGT